A genomic segment from Chitinophagaceae bacterium encodes:
- the serA gene encoding phosphoglycerate dehydrogenase — protein MSDKKATSYPKEKINILFLENISDVAVQYFHKSGYANVCKMNGAISKAELIKAIKEVHILGIRSKTAIDADVLFAAKKLQAVGCFCIGVNQVNLKEATNNGVAVFNAPYSNTRSVAELVMGTAIMLVRKIIDKNKAAHEGSWQKDASGSHELRGKTLGIVGYGNIGSQVSVMAEALGMKVVFYDVETKLPLGNASGIKSLKELLQQSDVVTLHVPELTSTKNLINKNNLPFFKKGAVLINYARGEVVDLTALKKFLLNGYIGGAAIDVFPKEPEKNGDKFSCILQQVPNVILTPHIGGSTVEAQHNIGEDVSIKLFNYLEKGTSTGSHTIPPLALPAQEGAHRILHIHKNVPGVLSQINTLLSKNKINIVGQYLKTNDAIGYVVLDVENTLSNTAIHLLKSIKETIKVRMLY, from the coding sequence ATGAGCGATAAAAAGGCAACGAGTTACCCCAAAGAAAAAATTAATATTCTCTTCCTGGAAAATATCAGCGATGTTGCTGTACAATATTTTCATAAAAGCGGTTATGCCAATGTGTGTAAAATGAATGGTGCAATCAGCAAAGCAGAATTAATTAAAGCCATTAAAGAGGTACACATTTTAGGCATAAGGAGTAAAACGGCAATTGATGCAGATGTATTATTTGCGGCTAAAAAATTACAGGCGGTAGGTTGTTTTTGCATTGGTGTAAACCAGGTAAATTTAAAAGAAGCCACAAATAATGGGGTGGCGGTTTTTAATGCGCCTTACAGCAATACCCGTAGCGTAGCCGAGTTGGTTATGGGCACTGCAATAATGCTGGTAAGAAAAATAATAGATAAAAATAAAGCAGCGCATGAAGGTAGCTGGCAAAAAGATGCAAGCGGCAGCCATGAGTTGCGTGGCAAAACCCTGGGTATTGTAGGTTATGGAAATATTGGTAGCCAGGTGAGTGTAATGGCCGAAGCGCTGGGTATGAAAGTGGTTTTTTATGATGTAGAAACCAAGCTGCCCCTGGGTAATGCATCGGGCATTAAAAGTTTAAAAGAGTTGCTCCAGCAATCTGATGTGGTAACGCTGCATGTGCCCGAATTAACCTCAACAAAAAACCTCATCAATAAAAATAATTTACCCTTTTTTAAAAAAGGCGCCGTGCTCATAAATTATGCAAGGGGAGAAGTAGTGGATTTAACAGCATTGAAAAAGTTTTTGCTTAACGGGTATATTGGCGGTGCGGCTATTGATGTTTTTCCTAAAGAGCCGGAAAAAAACGGCGATAAATTTTCATGCATATTGCAGCAGGTACCCAATGTAATCCTTACACCGCACATAGGCGGCAGTACGGTTGAAGCGCAGCACAACATTGGAGAAGATGTAAGTATCAAACTCTTTAATTACCTGGAAAAAGGCACATCAACCGGTTCGCATACTATACCGCCACTGGCATTGCCGGCACAGGAAGGCGCCCACCGCATTTTGCATATCCATAAAAATGTACCCGGTGTATTAAGCCAGATCAATACCTTGCTTAGTAAAAACAAAATCAATATTGTGGGACAATATCTTAAAACAAATGATGCCATAGGTTATGTGGTATTAGACGTGGAAAATACACTAAGCAATACCGCCATTCACCTATTGAAAAGTATAAAAGAAACCATTAAAGTGCGGATGCTGTATTGA
- a CDS encoding ligase-associated DNA damage response DEXH box helicase yields MAAKNRKAFAYQQQTWQRIIKGQSGLVNAPTGYGKTYAVFLGAIIQYINNHPKNYKTHQNQGLHLLWITPLRALAKDLARAMQEVLDALQIPWKVGIRNGDTSIKERQQQKRSMPQVLLITPESLHLLLASKDHKQIFCTLKIIAVDEWHELLGSKRGVQTELALSYIVHHQKKEKLNPPCIWGISATIGNLQQAKEVLMAPLALKENETFIVRATIKKKINLESILPKQVETYPWAGHLGLKLAPSVLPILEKSKTTLIFINTRGMSEVWYQHLLTLNPELSGVLALHHGSIEQQLRFWVEDALHAGTLKAVVSTSSLDLGVDFRPVEMVIQVGSPKGVARFLQRAGRSGHAPGAESKAYFLPTHSMELLEAAALNEAIEKQIVESRNPLLLCYDVLLQFLCTIATGDGFFAADMLAIAKKTFCFTYLTDEEWKQLLHFITQGGKALAQYDDFKKVEIINGLYTITNRKIAMRHRLHIGTIVSDAMLNVKFLSGGFAGIIEEWFISRLRPGDVFTLAGQKLEFIMLKEMTAIVRRSNALKYITPSWSGGRMALSANLGYLLRKKLNDAAEKKFDIHDKELKALEPLIQLQKKLSAVPQQNELLIELIDTKDGHHLFVYPFEGRLVHEAMAALLAFRLSKIKPISFSIAMNDYGFELLSDQPIPINDTNVFELFTEENLLNDINQSINSTEMARRKFRDIAVIGGLVFQGMPGEKTRQRHLQSTASLLFNVFEEYDEGNLLIRQAYREVIEQQMDEARLRDMLCRISKGKIIITAPNQLTPFCFPIKVDSMRENISSEKLEDRIKKMQDGLKK; encoded by the coding sequence CTGGCAGCAAAAAACAGGAAAGCATTTGCTTACCAGCAGCAAACCTGGCAACGTATAATCAAAGGTCAATCGGGCCTGGTAAATGCACCTACAGGATATGGTAAAACCTATGCCGTTTTTTTAGGCGCTATAATCCAATACATTAATAACCATCCCAAAAATTATAAAACGCATCAAAACCAGGGGCTCCATTTACTATGGATAACGCCATTGCGTGCCTTAGCCAAAGATTTGGCCCGTGCAATGCAAGAAGTACTTGATGCATTACAAATACCCTGGAAGGTGGGAATAAGAAATGGCGATACCTCCATTAAAGAAAGGCAGCAGCAAAAGCGCAGTATGCCTCAGGTGCTGTTAATAACACCAGAAAGCCTGCATTTGCTCCTTGCATCAAAAGATCATAAACAAATATTTTGCACACTTAAAATAATTGCAGTTGATGAATGGCATGAATTACTGGGGAGCAAAAGAGGCGTACAAACTGAGCTGGCTCTATCTTACATTGTTCATCATCAAAAAAAAGAAAAATTAAATCCCCCTTGTATTTGGGGCATTTCGGCAACCATAGGAAACCTGCAACAAGCGAAGGAAGTACTTATGGCTCCGTTAGCATTAAAAGAAAATGAAACTTTTATTGTAAGAGCTACAATTAAGAAGAAAATCAACCTGGAATCTATTTTACCAAAGCAGGTAGAAACCTATCCCTGGGCCGGGCACCTTGGTTTAAAGCTTGCACCATCTGTTTTACCTATTTTAGAAAAAAGCAAAACCACATTAATTTTTATCAACACCAGGGGAATGAGTGAAGTATGGTACCAGCACCTGCTTACTTTAAATCCTGAACTTTCCGGGGTGCTGGCTTTGCATCATGGAAGCATAGAGCAGCAATTAAGGTTTTGGGTAGAAGATGCCTTGCATGCTGGCACATTAAAAGCTGTAGTAAGCACATCGAGCCTGGATTTAGGTGTAGATTTTAGGCCGGTGGAAATGGTAATACAGGTTGGCTCCCCCAAAGGTGTTGCCCGCTTTTTGCAAAGGGCGGGCCGCAGTGGCCATGCACCGGGTGCAGAAAGCAAAGCCTATTTTTTACCCACACATTCAATGGAATTACTGGAGGCTGCTGCATTAAATGAAGCTATTGAAAAACAAATTGTAGAAAGCAGGAACCCGCTATTATTATGCTATGATGTGTTGCTGCAATTCTTATGCACAATTGCTACGGGTGATGGTTTTTTTGCCGCTGATATGCTGGCCATCGCAAAAAAAACTTTTTGCTTTACCTATTTAACCGATGAAGAATGGAAGCAGCTTTTACATTTTATTACCCAGGGTGGAAAAGCGCTTGCGCAATACGATGATTTTAAAAAAGTGGAAATCATAAATGGGCTCTATACCATTACCAACCGCAAAATAGCCATGCGCCACAGGTTGCATATTGGTACTATAGTAAGCGATGCCATGCTTAATGTAAAATTTTTAAGCGGCGGTTTTGCAGGCATCATTGAAGAATGGTTTATCAGCAGGCTCAGGCCCGGTGATGTATTTACGCTGGCCGGGCAAAAACTGGAATTTATAATGCTAAAGGAAATGACAGCAATAGTAAGGAGGAGCAATGCATTAAAATATATAACACCCAGTTGGAGTGGCGGCAGAATGGCACTAAGTGCCAACCTCGGCTACCTGCTTAGAAAAAAATTAAATGACGCCGCAGAAAAAAAATTTGACATACACGACAAAGAATTAAAAGCGCTGGAACCACTCATTCAATTACAAAAAAAATTATCTGCCGTGCCGCAGCAAAATGAATTATTGATAGAACTGATTGATACCAAAGACGGCCATCATTTATTTGTTTACCCTTTTGAAGGCAGGCTGGTGCATGAAGCCATGGCAGCGCTCTTAGCTTTCAGGCTTTCAAAAATAAAACCCATAAGTTTTTCTATTGCCATGAATGATTATGGTTTTGAATTACTTAGCGACCAGCCAATACCTATAAATGATACCAATGTATTTGAACTATTTACTGAAGAAAATTTACTTAACGATATAAACCAAAGCATCAACAGTACAGAAATGGCCCGGCGGAAATTCAGGGATATAGCGGTGATTGGCGGATTGGTTTTTCAGGGGATGCCCGGCGAAAAAACCCGGCAAAGGCACTTGCAATCAACGGCATCTTTGCTCTTTAATGTTTTTGAAGAATATGATGAAGGAAATTTATTGATTAGGCAGGCTTACCGGGAAGTAATAGAGCAGCAAATGGATGAAGCAAGGCTTAGAGATATGCTGTGCAGGATTTCAAAAGGAAAAATAATTATTACAGCGCCCAACCAGTTAACGCCATTTTGTTTCCCTATTAAAGTGGACAGCATGAGGGAAAATATCAGCTCGGAAAAACTGGAAGACAGGATAAAAAAAATGCAGGATGGATTAAAAAAATAA